One Hordeum vulgare subsp. vulgare chromosome 4H, MorexV3_pseudomolecules_assembly, whole genome shotgun sequence DNA window includes the following coding sequences:
- the LOC123449027 gene encoding probable tRNA (guanine(26)-N(2))-dimethyltransferase 1: MGDLEDKLKGFEIKKEGEAEILMLNSNAVFFNPVQVHNRDMSIAVLRTFVAKRKEEHEELMNKRNNKSHKKGNQIETPVVNGDTALTQHDETDVVHEKEPNQATNEIEDPSKEETKTPSGKVTRELKPPIVLEALAASGLRSLRYAREVDGLGKVVALDNDKASVEACKRNIKFNGASVISKVEAHLADARVYMLTHPKEFDVVDLDPYGSPSVFLDSAVQAVADGGLLMCTATDLAVLCGTNGEVCYSKYGSYPVRGKYCHEMALRILLASIESHANRYKRYIVPVLSVFMDFYVRVFVRVFTSASEIKNAPLKLSYVYQCVGCDSFHLQSLGRTVTKNNSVKYAPGIGPVVPQECSDCGKKFNVGGPIYSAPIHDQDWVLSTLTDVRPMKDRYPAYNKITSVLTTVSEELHDIPLFFSLHNISGTVKCTSPSAVMFRSAVINAGYQISSSHCNPLGLKSDAPWDVIWDIMRCWVKNHPIKEQPRDSAGTAILSKSPQLEANFSRAVAALSKAQMKKVNRFLPNPESHWGPKVRAGRRITNKHISLLGAEATNEAISRQDGNGAVTDKPGSDTGATVTDEENEPSTKRQKTDDGEPASEP; the protein is encoded by the exons ATGGGGGACCTGGAGGACAAGCTCAAGGGCTTTGAGATCAAGAAGGAAGGCGAGGCTGAGATCCTCATGCTCAATAGTAACGCCGTGTTCTTCAATCCCGTGCAG GTGCACAACAGAGACATGTCCATTGCTGTGTTAAGGACATTTGTTGCCAAGcgcaaggaagaacatgaggaACTGATGAATAAAAGGAATAATAAGTCGCATAAAAAAGGCAATCAGATTGAAACACCTGTTGTAAATGGAGACACTGCTTTAACTCAGCATGATGAAACCGATGTTGTTCATGAAAAGGAGCCAAATCAGGCTACAAATGAAATAGAAGATCCGTCAAAAGAAGAAACGAAGACACCTTCCGGGAAAGTAACCAGAGAGCTTAAGCCACCAATTGTTCTTGAG GCGTTAGCTGCTTCTGGGTTGAGGTCTCTCCGTTATGCTCGTGAAGTTGATGGATTAGGAAAGGTAGTTGCTCTGGACAATGATAAAG CTTCTGTTGAAGCTTGCAAGAGGAACATCAAGTTCAATGGGGCTTCTGTTATTAGCAAGGTGGAAGCTCACTTGGCTGATGCTCGAGTTTACATGCTCACTCATCCAAAAGAATTTGATGTG GTTGATCTTGACCCCTATGGGTCACCATCTGTATTCCTCGACTCAGCTGTACAGGCTGTTGCTGATGGTGGACTATTAATGTGTACAGCCACTGATCTGGCAGTACTTTGTGGAACCAATGGAGAAGTTTGCTACTCCAA GTATGGTTCCTACCCAGTCAGAGGCAAGTATTGCCATGAAATGGCTTTGAGAATCCTCCTTGCCAGTATCGAG AGCCATGCAAATCGGTATAAGAGATATATTGTGCCTGTTCTCTCTGTGTTTATGGATTTCTATGTCCGTGTGTTTGTTCGAGTATTCAC TTCTGCAAGTGAAATAAAGAATGCTCCACTTAAACTTTCTTATGTATATCAATGTGTCGGCTGTGATTCTTTCCATCTTCAGTCCCTTGGGAGGACTGTCACTAAG AATAATAGCGTGAAGTATGCGCCTGGTATTGGACCTGTTGTTCCTCAAGAATGTAGCGACTGTGGAAAGAAATTTAATGTGGGCGGGCCAATATATTCCGCTCCTATTCATGATCAAGATTGGGTACTTTCTACGCTGACAGATGTTAGGCCAATGAAGGATAGATATCCTGCATACAACAAAATTACTTCAGTTCTAACTACTGTATCAGAG GAATTGCATGACATTCCATTATTTTTTAGTCTCCATAACATATCTGGGACTGTGAAGTGCACATCACCATCTGCAGTTATGTTCCGGTCAGCAGTTATAAATGCAGGATATCAGATATCAAGCAGTCACTGTAACCCGCTCGGGCTGAAGTCTGATGCCCCGTGGGATGTTATTTGGGACATCATGCGCTGCTGG GTGAAAAACCATCCAATCAAGGAACAGCCGCGTGATTCTGCAGGCACTGCAATCCTTTCTAAATCTCCACAGCTAGAA GCAAATTTCTCTAGAGCAGTTGCTGCCCTCAGCAAGGCTCAGATGAAGAAGGTGAATCGGTTCCTTCCAAACCCAGAAAGTCACTGGGGTCCAAAGGTCAGGGCAGGTCGGAGAATTACAAACAAGCATATCTCCCTGTTAGGCGCAGAGGCTACCAATGAAGCTATCAGCCGCCAAGATGGAAATGGAGCGGTGACAGATAAGCCAGGTTCAGATACAGGAGCGACTGTCACAGACGAAGAGAATGAACCTTCAACCAAACGCCAGAAAACCGATGATGGTGAACCCGCCAGCGAACCTTGA